A segment of the Candidatus Deferrimicrobium sp. genome:
CGCCGATGACACCGGTGGAGCCGATCAGGAGCGAATCAACCGGCAGGCCGAGGGCGTTTCCGGCCGCCCGGGACGTCTCGCGGACCGCGCGGATTCCAACGGCTCCGGTGCAGGCGTTCGCGTTGCCGCTGTTCACGACGATCCCTCTCAGCCGGGATCGGGTGCGCAGCGCCTTCCCCCAGACGACGGGGGCGGCCGCCACCTTGTTCCGGGTGAACACCACGGCGGAAACGCACGGGCGGTCGCTGACCACCAGCGCGAGGTCCGGCTTCCCGGCCTTCTTGATCCCGCACGCCGTCCCCGCACCCCGGAAACCGGGGACGACGATCTCCTTTGGTGGTTTCATCCCCTCACCCCTCCGCACCGGGTACCGCGCTTCATAAGTATGGCAACGTATCCAAAGATCGATCCCGAAAGGCACTGCGTCACTTGGACATACCGATCGGCTACGCCGCCTCGGAGGGCGGGGCTCCGTTCGTGGCCGTGCGATGAACCCGCACGGCTGCGCCCCCCGTTCTTCCTACAGCGGGGGTACCCCAGGGAGCGCATATCGTAGGGGAGTGGTGCGCTTTACCTCACTGTGCCCCCATTCTTCCTGCTGCGGGGTACCCCAGGGAGCGCATATCGTAGGGGAGTGGGGCGCCCCCCTTCCTACGGCGACTCCGCCGGACCCTCCCGTTACATGCCCCTCAAATCGTACGCTGAGAGGTACCCGGCAGCGCGAAGCTCGTACCGGGGCGCCGCCTCGGAGGGCATGAAACGCAGCACTATACGTTCGCGCCGCAGCACTTCTTGTACTTTTTCCCGGACCCGCAGGGGCAGGGGTCGTTCCGGCCGATCTTGACGCCCTGGCGTTTCTGCGTGGTCTTCCCGGCGCTCTTGATGTCCCCGCGGGAGAGGACGACACGGGCCGGACGCGGTGCGGCCGCCCTTTCCTTCGTTCCGGCTCCCTCCTCTTCGCGCTGCACCTTGACGTGGAACAGGCGCCTGAGGGATTCCTCCTTGATCCGCGAGATCAGGTCCGAGAACAGATCGAACCCTTCCCGTTGGTATTCCTTGAGCGGATCCTTCTGGGCGTACCCGCGCAGGCCGATCCCCTCCTTGAGGTGATCCATCGACAGGAGGTGGTCCTTCCACAGAGTGTCCACCGTGGAGAGGAGAAACATCCGTTCGAGGTACCGGATCGCCTCGGAGCCGTAGTCTGCCTCCTTCTTCGCGTAGAACGCCTCCGCCCCCGTCCGTACCCGGTCCGCGAGGTCGGACGGCGTGAGCTTGACCCTCTCCGCCTCCGGGACCTCCAGCCGGAATCCGAACTGCGCGTAGACGGCGGTGGACAGCGCCTCGATATCCCACTCCTCCGGGTGCGTTTTCTCGTCGGCGAACCTCCCGGCGAGATCCTCCGCGACCTCCCCGGCGAAGTCGAGCACCATCTCGCGGAGGTTCTCGCTTCCCAGGATCTCCCGACGCATGTCGTAGATCACGGTGCGCTGCTTGTTCATCACGTCGTCGTATTCGAGAAGGTGCTTCCGGATGTCGAAGTTGTGTCCCTCGACCTTCTTCTGGGCGTTCTCGACCGCGCGGTTGATGAGCGGGTGCTCGATCGGCTCGCCTTCCTCCATCCCCAGCTTCTCCATGATCGGGGAGATCCGGTCGGAGCCGAAGATCCGGAGCAGGTCGTCCTCGAGAGAAAGGTAGAAGCGCGAGGAGCCCGGATCGCCCTGTCGTCCCGCACGGCCGCGAAGCTGGTTGTCCACGCGGCGGGACTCGTGGCGCTCCGTCCCGATGATGTGGAGCCCCCCCTTGTCGACGACCCCCTCGCCCAGCTTGATGTCCACGCCGCGGCCGGCCATGTTCGTGGCGATGGTCACCCTTCCCGGATGGCCCGCCTCGGCGATGATCTGCGCCTCCTGCTCGTGGTGCTTGGCGTTCAGAACGTTGTGGGGGACGCCGTGGCGCGTGAGCAGCCCGGAAAGCCGCTCGGATTTCTCGATCGAGACGGTGCCCACCAGGACCGGCCGCCCCTGCGCGTGCAGTTCCTTGACCTCCTCGAGGACCGCCTGGAATTTCTC
Coding sequences within it:
- the secA gene encoding preprotein translocase subunit SecA, whose amino-acid sequence is MLENFLKKMFGTQNERILDRIRPTVDRVNELESSVGSLPDDRLAAKIAEFRQRVENGEPLDDLLPETFAVVREAGKRVLDMRHFDVQLVGGVILHEGRIAEMRTGEGKTLVATLPIVLNALTGRGVHLVTVNDYLARRDAEWMGRLYRALGMSVGVIVHGMDDTERHASYRCDITYGTNNEFGFDYLRDNMKFTVEDMVQRDLHYAIVDEVDSILIDEARTPLIISGPAEESTSFYTRVNSVIPFLKKDSDYTVDEKARQVILTEDAGIPKLERLLSVDNLYDPGNIEVLHHVNQALKAHILFHRDVDYMVKDGEVVIVDEFTGRLMPGRRWSDGLHQAVEAKEGVKIENENQTLATITFQNYFRMFDKLAGMTGTADTEAAEFQQIYKLAVTIVPTNQPMIRQDLSDQIYRTEKEKFQAVLEEVKELHAQGRPVLVGTVSIEKSERLSGLLTRHGVPHNVLNAKHHEQEAQIIAEAGHPGRVTIATNMAGRGVDIKLGEGVVDKGGLHIIGTERHESRRVDNQLRGRAGRQGDPGSSRFYLSLEDDLLRIFGSDRISPIMEKLGMEEGEPIEHPLINRAVENAQKKVEGHNFDIRKHLLEYDDVMNKQRTVIYDMRREILGSENLREMVLDFAGEVAEDLAGRFADEKTHPEEWDIEALSTAVYAQFGFRLEVPEAERVKLTPSDLADRVRTGAEAFYAKKEADYGSEAIRYLERMFLLSTVDTLWKDHLLSMDHLKEGIGLRGYAQKDPLKEYQREGFDLFSDLISRIKEESLRRLFHVKVQREEEGAGTKERAAAPRPARVVLSRGDIKSAGKTTQKRQGVKIGRNDPCPCGSGKKYKKCCGANV